In Prionailurus viverrinus isolate Anna chromosome F2, UM_Priviv_1.0, whole genome shotgun sequence, the sequence TGACATCCCGCCTCTCTTGCTCTTTGTGGGGAGGCGCCCACTTTTGCCTGCCCTTACAGAACAGGGGCCCCCCCAGCTCCAGTCCCAGGCTGTGAGTTCGGGGCAGCTGGGCGACGCTGTTCCTGAGGACGAGTGTGATCGGCAGGATGCGAGCACACAGCCTGTGCCGGGGAAAGGGACGTGCACACGGTAGGAGGTGACAGACGCTGTTTGAAATCCTCTCCACTCCTGGAGTTGCGGGTCAACCCTCGGGGGGCCGCCCTCTGCACCGGCCCCCAGGATGCATTTAGGCCTCTGCCGTGGAGGGTTCAGACACGACAGAGACGGGCCTCGTCCGTGCCTCGGGGATGGCCCAGAAACCATCCACGGCCTGCACCATGCTGCCTCCTTCTGGGGCCACGGAGACTCTTTCTGGAAGGTTCCCAGGGTGCCGCACCCAGCCGTGTCCCTGGGTCAGCCCTGTTagagcagggggggagggggcgaggagaGGAAGGTGCAGGCGGGAGGTGCTCAGTGCAGCCCCCACAGGGAGTCAACAGGGTCAGGAGAAGAAAGCCCTTGTCTTCTGCAGACGGGGAGTGTGACCCTCACGCCTCTTTGGCGGCTGCAGCTCGGCTGAGAAATGAAAGGAGgaccctgctccctctccctggccGAGGCTCACGTGTTGGTCGAAGGCACGTGGGCGAACCTGTGAGCCCAGGCACCTGTGCCAGTCGCTGGGCGAAGTCCGAGTTCATCCACAGGATCCCTGATGTGGGAGGAGCTGAGGCAGAGCAGCCATGGTGCCGCCCCCGTCACAGGAGGGCCGTCCCCGGGACCACATCCCCGCACCCCGTGCCCTGCCCAGGAGCCCTTCCCTGCTGGCGTCTCCCGCCCACTGCATCCTGTCTTCCCACCGACCCTGATCCTGCAAAGGCCGGGAGCCTCCGAGGGCTTCCCTTGCCGGGTGACCCTCAGGCCCCCCAGCAGTGCTGAAACCCTCGGAGACGGACAGAAGGAGAGAGCGTCGGCCACGAACAGTTACAAGGCTTGCGTTAAGAGACGAACACTAGTACTCGAGGCCTCCCCCCCGCCAGGGCCGGACTTGCTCGAAAGGGAGCATCGGGCTGGGCCGACAGGATTTGGTCCCCCCCACCTGTTCTCCGGCCCCTCGAGAGGCAGACCACGCGTTAACCAGCGGAAAACAGGTTTAATGCTGCGGTTCCCAGCACCTGCGGAGAGTCCGGGTCATCGGTGCCGCGCTCCCAAGGCACCGCCCGAGGCCCCTCACACAGAGGACAGAGTCAGGAAGGCGGCCAGCCAGGCCCCGCTGCTCCTCAGGCGGCTTGCTCGTCCGCCTTCTCTGAATTCCGGCTCGCGGATGTTCGGCTCCTGCGTATTGCACAAGAACTCCGAACAGCAGTGCGCGTACAGGAAGGGCATAGGCTCGACGAGGACAAAGGACTTGAGTCCCGGAGCAAACGGAGCACTTACTGGACAATTCCTGGAGCACTGCTTCGAAACATAGAAGAAACGCGGATAGAGTCCTGACAGGAAGTGAAGAAGAGAAAGGCACCACGTGAACTGAGAGCAGCGACACCAAAGCGCTTCGGGCCTGTGCCCGTCCCATCCCGACCTTCCGGTGCCCCCGCTCAGAGGCCACTGTCGAAGAGGCCCCTCGTCTACAGGGCGATCGGGAGCCACCGCCCAGGACGGGGTCGGGCCTTTGTGTTCACGGACTTTGTAACCACGGGACAGGCAGGGGAGCAAGGGGCTCTTGCCCATCCTGGCCGCTGCCCGGGGCTCAGCGCCGGCCTCTCCTTGGGCCGGCGCTGTCACCGTGAGCCTGCTGTACACGGCCCGGCTCCGCCCCGGCCGCGGGGTCACGCTGCTGGCTTCGCCTCATCTGTGGTTCACGGCGACAATCGCTTTTCCCTACGAGGTGATGACGTTCACGCGGGGCTGGCGCGGGTCCCAAGCACCCCCTCGGCACCCCGCGTGTTTCCGGGAATGCGGACCCGCCGGTAGGGGTGACACTCTGCCTCCCAGCGCTGGGCGCTGCTGGGCCTCCGCACTCCCCTTCGGGGGCTTCATGCGGCCTGGAGCTCCCGGGTGACAGACGCGAGACAGAGAGGTGGTCTCCACCCTTCTTAAAGCACACAACACTCCTTCCAGAACATAGCGTAAGCCCCGCCCCTCATTACGTACACCTCTTGTAACAGCACTTCTCCGTGGGGCGGTTGAAATGAAGGCTTTCGTCGTTCATTTAAAACGAATACAGATAAGCCTAGTCTTTTCTTCCCGCACCCCAATATTCCATCGCGTCCAGTCCTGGCGCCCCGCCCTCCGTCGGCACCGCTCTCACACAAGCTGGCCTGTCACCTGCCTGTGTTCTGACGTCTCGGGACTATCCTCCGTTTCTCTTGAACGAACGTGATTACCTTAGTTACTCTGTTGAGAAAACCCAGACAGACCCCAACTGCTGAAAGGATTGACCGACTTTCCTGTGAACCCGGGATGCACGGAGATACTCACTCACGGCAACGGAAATACAAAAGTGAAAATCCCTAGGACAGTTTGATGGATTTGTGCAACCGAAACTATTCTCTATCTCGCAGACGTGACACTTCAGGGTTGCAGCTGAAACGGGAAGAAAACCAGAGTGAAATACCACCGCTCTCCAGGCCTATCGGAGGAGCACcgccccttcccccatctctccctcctccagggagcACAAAGCCACGGGTCCCGAGTCCTTGTATTCTCCCCTGGGCTGCCCTCACCCtacctctctcacacacacacgcacacacacacacacgcgcgcgcgcgcgcgcgcgcgcgcgcacacacagcACCTCAAGTTCAATGGCTCAAAAGATTTGCAATCTGCCTTCCAGGGCCCTTCCCACTCAccttccccactcctccctcctccgCCCCAGGCCCTGCATCCCCTCCCCTGGGTGTGGCCCGCTGCCTGGTCTGCATTAGGGCAGGACTCGCTCCCCGCTCCCTGGGGACAAGCCGGTCACCCTTCTGCGGCTGCTCCAGTTCTCTGACACAGCCCTGGATGGTCGGTCCTGTGAGGGCCGGGCCACGCGTGGCGCCCAACCTGATGTCTCCCAGGAAGGCAGGGACACCGAGGGGACAGCACGGTGCTGGGGAGTAAGCCAGGATTCCGGCCACTCCTGCCGGCCCTCGACAGGGGAGCCCCAAATCAAGAGGCTCCCCCATCGGGTGTCCAAATCCACAGGCTGCCCTCCTGACGCTCTCTCGCTCCCTGACCCCCGTGCCTGCCACCGCCCTGGGGCCCCCGCGGGGTCCAGACATGGGTGGCCACCCCGTGTCTGCAGAGGCATTCTGGCCCGCTTCCTTCTCCCAGCCCAGGGGGTTGAGGGGCCCAGACTTACCTTGTTTTCCAGACACGGTGACGTTTGTCTCCACCCGCGGCAGGCCCGTGACCAGGAGCAAAGCGAAGAGAATCATCGTTTCCGTGGTGCCTGGCCCTGGACACGGGGAGTGAGGCCACGCGGTCAGCTCTGTGGCTCCGGGGTCAGACCTGGCCGCCTGGGAGGCCACCCCGTGGGCCCAGGGAAGGCAGGGCGCTCCCTTGAAGAGTGTGGACGCCTACTGGCCATTCCCTAGTCCTGTGACCCAGTTTAGGCCCAAGCATACACGCCCACCAGATCCCAGTTCTGCACCGTCACCCTttgctcccaccccagccctccagGACGGTCTCCTGAACCCACCCTGCGcgggccccaccccacccttgaCAGCAAAACAGGCCAGGGGTGGCCCTCTAGGCCTTCCCAGCAGATGAGAAGTAACTGCAGCCATGGACGCTCACTGAAGGGACTGGTGTGTTCGGCTTCAACGCCCTCCGAGACGCTCTCTGCGCGACGATTATTAGGTATGTCGATCGTTATACACGCAGTTGGTCGTTTCTTTACGTGACGCGTCCGCGCTTCTTTTTAAGGTTTCTCTCGGTGGCCccattttgtatgtttgtttgagTTTTACCTTCATCCTtacatctctctcttttctttaacgtttatttatctttgatggagagagagc encodes:
- the LY6K gene encoding lymphocyte antigen 6K, with the translated sequence MILFALLLVTGLPRVETNVTVSGKQAATLKCHVCEIENSFGCTNPSNCPRDFHFCISVAVRLYPRFFYVSKQCSRNCPVSAPFAPGLKSFVLVEPMPFLYAHCCSEFLCNTQEPNIREPEFREGGRASRLRSSGAWLAAFLTLSSV